In the Vitis vinifera cultivar Pinot Noir 40024 chromosome 2, ASM3070453v1 genome, one interval contains:
- the LOC100248452 gene encoding uncharacterized protein LOC100248452 isoform X1: MYSRFQNLGFAANHSSNAFKNLGNSMQVGGARANYCMDTILRLDSPSSSIPDLTASKGVKRKWSLIDGTRGQQVGSSLSLGLGRSSSSSDSKGSSATACTTMSSAKENEEESSMDLELDFTLHLGNEKTPSTKKYAGSSLKALELQTDIDLELSLSTGPAESDITSIHASSTLLHAMDMPLGVARAAHLDEGSTSSPWKPGTSLSSSLHAPLIKKTSLFSHQIPQRMDPTSPVPDLSSSIITTPKSSVTCTSGITQQQPQRSTSSKTCQFKGCGKGARGASGLCIAHGGGRRCQKTGCHKGAEGRTVYCKAHGGGRRCEFLGCTKSAEGRTDYCIAHGGGRRCSHEGCTRAARGKSGLCIRHGGGKRCQKENCTKSAEGLSGLCISHGGGRRCQFPACTKGAQGSTMYCKAHGGGKRCTVPGCTKGAEGSTPFCKGHGGGKRCSFQGGGICPKSVHGGTNFCVAHGGGKRCAVPECTKSARGRTDYCVRHGGGKRCKSEGCGKSAQGSTDFCKAHGGGKRCSWGQVGSQFGSQDGPCSSFARGKTGLCASHNALVQDKRVHGGATLAHTVQIPSPSKPEKMKDVVATEDMNVDIMKMMGSSIVNPAGWTGLELKQVGLPQPHLPAREVRPSPVPVLAPEGRVHGGSLMAMLAGSPGLSPSDSKTLISGGPSEPRKPYMMPQSWM, from the coding sequence ATGTACTCCAGGTTCCAGAATTTGGGCTTTGCTGCTAACCATTCCTCAAATGCATTCAAAAATCTGGGCAATTCCATGCAAGTTGGAGGAGCCAGAGCCAACTATTGCATGGATACTATCCTGCGACTTGATTCCCCCAGTTCTTCGATTCCTGACTTGACTGCATCAAAGGGGGTCAAACGGAAGTGGAGTTTGATTGATGGAACCAGGGGCCAGCAAGTTGGTTCTTCACTGTCTCTTGGGCTAGGGCGTTCATCAAGTTCCTCAGACAGCAAAGGGAGTTCAGCCACTGCTTGCACTACAATGTCCTCagccaaagaaaatgaagaggagTCCTCTATGGATCTTGAATTGGACTTCACTCTGCATCTAGGCAACGAGAAAACACCCAGCACAAAGAAATATGCTGGCTCAAGTCTGAAAGCACTGGAACTGCAGACAGATATTGACCTGGAGTTGAGTCTCTCTACTGGGCCTGCCGAATCCGATATCACTAGTATCCATGCAAGCTCTACTCTACTTCACGCCATGGATATGCCACTGGGAGTTGCCAGAGCTGCGCATCTAGATGAAGGCTCAACATCATCTCCATGGAAACCAGGGACTTCTTTGTCATCATCATTGCATGCTCCATTGATCAAAAAGACTAGCTTATTTTCCCATCAGATTCCACAAAGAATGGACCCAACTTCCCCAGTTCCGGACCTTTCATCAAGCATaataacaacaccaaaaagcTCAGTCACCTGTACTTCCGGGATAACACAGCAGCAACCACAACGCAGCACTAGTTCAAAGACTTGTCAGTTCAAGGGATGTGGAAAGGGAGCAAGAGGTGCTTCTGGCCTTTGTATTGCCCATGGAGGTGGTCGGAGGTGCCAGAAAACTGGATGTCATAAGGGAGCTGAGGGCCGTACAGTGTACTGCAAGGCACATGGGGGTGGCCGGCGATGTGAATTCCTTGGGTGCACAAAGAGTGCAGAAGGACGAACAGATTACTGCATTGCTCATGGTGGTGGCAGGCGATGCAGTCATGAGGGTTGCACTCGAGCTGCAAGAGGGAAATCAGGATTGTGCATCCGGCATGGTGGGGGGAAGAGATGCCAGAAGGAGAACTGCACGAAGAGTGCAGAAGGCCTCTCAGGTCTCTGCATCTCACACGGAGGTGGGCGTCGTTGCCAGTTCCCAGCATGCACAAAAGGGGCACAAGGAAGCACAATGTATTGCAAGGCCCATGGTGGGGGAAAACGGTGCACAGTTCCAGGTTGCACCAAGGGCGCAGAAGGGAGCACCCCCTTCTGCAAGGGGCATGGTGGAGGGAAAAGGTGTTCATTTCAAGGTGGTGGGATTTGCCCAAAGAGTGTTCATGGAGGGACCAACTTCTGCGTGGCACATGGGGGCGGCAAGAGGTGTGCAGTGCCAGAATGCACAAAGAGCGCAAGGGGACGAACTGACTATTGCGTCCGCCATGGAGGGGGCAAGAGATGCAAATCTGAAGGCTGTGGCAAGAGTGCACAAGGCAGCACGGACTTCTGCAAGGCACATGGTGGAGGGAAAAGATGCTCTTGGGGTCAGGTTGGGTCACAATTTGGCAGCCAAGATGGACCTTGTAGTTCATTTGCCAGGGGGAAGACTGGGCTCTGTGCATCACACAATGCCCTGGTGCAAGACAAGCGAGTCCACGGGGGTGCCACTCTGGCACATACTGTCCAGATCCCCTCACCCAGCAAGCCTGAGAAGATGAAAGATGTTGTCGCTACTGAAGACATGAATGTCGATATCATGAAGATGATGGGGAGTAGCATAGTGAACCCAGCTGGCTGGACTGGTCTTGAATTGAAACAAGTAGGACTTCCACAACCTCACCTCCCAGCCAGAGAAGTAAGACCATCACCAGTTCCAGTATTAGCTCCAGAAGGTAGGGTGCATGGGGGAAGTCTGATGGCCATGCTGGCAGGCAGTCCCGGTCTCAGTCCAAGTGACAGCAAAACCCTCATCAGCGGCGGTCCATCTGAACCTAGGAAACCATACATGATGCCCCAGAGCTGGATGTAA